The genomic window TTTATTGGACTGGAGTTCTTCACGGGTTTGCTCCACGAGTATTTTCTCAATTGCATCCATGAAGCCTGATAAGTTTTGCCGGGTCTCTAAATCCAAGGAATTCGCTAGTTCCTGACGAGTAGAGCAAGAGACAAATCGTTACGCTTAGCAAAACCAAACGCACTTACATCTACAATGTTGCAAACTGTATTTGGTCTAGGACAATGGCTTAATCATGTTATTATATATCCTAAATGTTCGATTTGAGAGATTAAATAAGACTGACAACAATGACCAGGAGAAGGAACAGAGAAGACCTTTGTTTATGATGGAATTGTAAAATCGAGAAGAAAGTGTTGAGTTTGGAGAAACATGATCTTACCTCAACTTTGCAGATAAGGCTCAGAGAAATTCCCTTTGACTGATTGTCAGAGTTCTTGAGAGATGCAAGCTTCAATGGGGTATTCAGCAGTGGCCAACCATCAGAGACCTTTAAAAATGCATCAATACCTCCAGCTATATGAGCCACAATTGTTTCATCTTTGTCGTAGTATTCAAACGTGTACCTGCCATAGGATCACAAAACATGCAGTCAATTGGCTTGCTCAGACACTCAATGACATGAGTTAGCTACGAAAGAAAAATTCAGCCTCTCAAGCTACTGAAAGGGAAGGCTCACCTAATTGTTTTCGAACTCATCAcaatatattttctcaaagttgttgaaataattttatcttGCACTTTGGCGACAACCCACTGGACTGAAGATCTTGTGTCTAGCACTGCAGAGTGTAACCTTACCTGCCTGCAGTTTTAAGAATAATAGAATGATATCATCTTATCGTCCCTGATAACTTATTAGTCTTATAACTTACGTACCATACAGTTTCAGAATGATAAGTAATACAAATTTCAGGACATAAAGATACTAGAGCGCAAACCTGAAAGAATCAGCTGCCTCGATGATGTCTCCTATGTATATATCATTTGGAAACATCTGAGCAAGAAAGcagatttcaattttattcaCAAAAAGGAACAAGAAGCAAGAAACAGATACATTTATCTAGGATTTATGCAAAACTAAAGCATAATAGTCAGCAGTGAAAGACGGAGAGTGTTCTTAcctcaaattttgttatctcTGTAGTTTTATCCTTAAGGTATATTAGCAATTCATGGATCAATTCAGATGGCTCAGTAATGTGGTCAAATTTGTGCTGTCCAAGAAAACCGTCTAgtttttgaatatatgttcGCAGTTGGAGCCTAATAAAGTTTCCGTCAAACTCGAGCACCTTCAAGCCTGTCAATGCGTCCTCAACTTGTTCTGCAGCATCAAACCTGAAGGTAGAACAAGTGAAGAACTCTAATGAAGACAGGGTAAATATGTAAATCTGAAAGTACGTTTAAATTACCTTTTACGTAACGAATCCAGATCTTCCAATGACTTAAGAATCATCCTTTTCTCCTCCATCTGATTTTCGAGTTCAAACATCTGAAAAACATGTGAAAGATGATCAAATCCATGCACAATATAAAAGCAATAAGAAGATAGGCAGTGACAAGCAAAGAAAGTAAGTACTAGAAAAAACATCTGGAAATTTTAGAGTACAATAGATGCTTTTTCATGTTAAGTCTTAACCACTACGaaattatttagaaattatAACTGAAAGGACAGTATATGATCTTCTGCCTTAGCGTGCTCGGGAAAAGTAGGTTAGTACATTCTGCCACATTAGCTCTAATCAATAACTGGAAGATAgatgaaattttgttaatacatgtttcacacacacacacacacacacacaaaagcttcttctcttagaaacaaaacttaaaaacatgGCACCTTAAACTTGTCATCATCAATCACTTCACATACTTCCATTGAGCTGCTAGATGGTTGATTCTCTTTTGACTTCTCCACATCCTAAAATAAGAATCACATAACTCTCAAAACTAAGCCTTTTGATTCCAGCCAAAGAAATAATCTATTCAACCAAATAACCTGAGATGACATAGAATCCAGTGACAGTAAAAGACCTTCAAGATCCCTTTGCAACCTACTAGAATCTAACAAATCCATAGAAGAAAActcatattataaaaataacagtAGCAAACTCTATATgatctaaaactaaatcagTAGAAGAAAACTAATGAAGAACCTTGGGCATGAGACTGAGAAAGACGTTCAATTTCTTCAGAAACTTTGGCACTTTCAGCCTCCACAGACTGAAGCTCATTTCTCAAGTACTCCAAGTAAGCATCTGTCAGATTTCCATCACTTAATTTCACCATTATTTGAC from Arabidopsis thaliana chromosome 3, partial sequence includes these protein-coding regions:
- a CDS encoding reverse transcriptase-like protein gives rise to the protein MDLLDSSRLQRDLEGLLLSLDSMSSQDVEKSKENQPSSSSMEVCEVIDDDKFKMFELENQMEEKRMILKSLEDLDSLRKRFDAAEQVEDALTGLKVLEFDGNFIRLQLRTYIQKLDGFLGQHKFDHITEPSELIHELLIYLKDKTTEITKFEMFPNDIYIGDIIEAADSFRQVRLHSAVLDTRSSVQWVVAKVQDKIISTTLRKYIVMSSKTIRYTFEYYDKDETIVAHIAGGIDAFLKVSDGWPLLNTPLKLASLKNSDNQSKGISLSLICKVEELANSLDLETRQNLSGFMDAIEKILVEQTREELQSNKSSQK
- a CDS encoding reverse transcriptase-like protein (BEST Arabidopsis thaliana protein match is: RNA-directed DNA polymerase (reverse transcriptase)-related family protein (TAIR:AT3G24255.2); Has 562 Blast hits to 532 proteins in 147 species: Archae - 28; Bacteria - 51; Metazoa - 157; Fungi - 82; Plants - 85; Viruses - 6; Other Eukaryotes - 153 (source: NCBI BLink).); the protein is MEEETHDGSLDLQEIRRRVKELDFFPRNCREEPVESCSSDYETLVVQDFVLQFEPKVKEIVEEYGDVDLLDVEDSDAYLEYLRNELQSVEAESAKVSEEIERLSQSHAQDSSRLQRDLEGLLLSLDSMSSQDVEKSKENQPSSSSMEVCEVIDDDKFKMFELENQMEEKRMILKSLEDLDSLRKRFDAAEQVEDALTGLKVLEFDGNFIRLQLRTYIQKLDGFLGQHKFDHITEPSELIHELLIYLKDKTTEITKFEMFPNDIYIGDIIEAADSFRQVRLHSAVLDTRSSVQWVVAKVQDKIISTTLRKYIVMSSKTIRYTFEYYDKDETIVAHIAGGIDAFLKVSDGWPLLNTPLKLASLKNSDNQSKGISLSLICKVEELANSLDLETRQNLSGFMDAIEKILVEQTREELQSNKSSQK